From a region of the Arachis ipaensis cultivar K30076 chromosome B09, Araip1.1, whole genome shotgun sequence genome:
- the LOC107618910 gene encoding F-box protein SKIP22: MKLRVRSLESKETLKIEVPNCCSLQQLKDTISHVISSSSSSSLHLSLNRKDEIHASSPDDSIQSLGIASGDLVFYTLNPTAFSPETQTLLHKPTPQEPFNSCDVPSIQHSSEILMVDAPSIPEAEKIPSLESSTAETVDMADGSGGEEVVVRKTNSEASFVKRVLKEANGNDVTDLKLLVLVVHAVILESGFVRAEKISPLGVGSSHILDEWPSASASSISLRYTLPEILTSDSGVSRTVLLKFQTLGHLVNVYGSLFDDAGSEVHRVSLDKRKFAKPLKLMLENFESKDNFDDDAVVDQQSEIFELWKMVKDRLALPLLIDLCDKAGLDPPPCFMRLPTELKIMILERLPGVDVARVACLCTELQYLSGNNDLWRKKFEEEFGVAGCRAVFFKEFFALHWETRKRSMRPVFPIQMRQRPYALFPARRDRNPFGIPSIVGGDYDRLPGFGLQFPTYSPRRTFLPPCHRGGFHH, encoded by the coding sequence ATGAAGCTGAGAGTCAGATCCCTGGAATCCAAAGAAACCCTAAAGATCGAAGTCCCCAATTGCTGTTCATTGCAGCAACTCAAAGACACCATTTCACATGTCATAtcctcatcttcatcttcttctcttcatctatCCCTCAACAGGAAGGACGAAATCCACGCTTCCTCGCCCGACGACTCCATCCAATCTCTAGGCATCGCCTCCGGAGACCTCGTCTTCTACACCCTCAACCCCACCGCCTTCTCCCCCGAAACTCAAACCCTCCTTCACAAACCCACCCCACAAGAACCGTTCAATTCATGCGACGTGCCCTCGATTCAACACTCTTCTGAAATCCTCATGGTTGACGCTCCCTCGATTCCCGAGGCGGAAAAAATTCCGTCTTTGGAGTCTTCAACTGCGGAAACCGTCGATATGGCTGATGGGTCTGGTGGAgaggaagtggttgtcaggaagaCCAATTCCGAAGCTTCGTTCGTCAAAAGGGTGTTGAAAGAAGCGAATGGAAATGACGTTACCGACCTCAAGTTGTTGGTTCTCGTGGTACATGCTGTTATTCTGGAATCTGGGTTCGTTCGTGCTGAAAAGATTTCGCCTTTGGGGGTTGGTTCCTCTCATATTCTGGATGAGTGGCCTTCAGCTTCAGCTTCTTCGATATCGTTGAGGTATACTCTGCCTGAGATTCTAACTAGTGATTCTGGTGTTTCGCGTACTGTGTTATTGAAATTTCAGACATTAGGGCATCTTGTGAATGTTTATGGGTCTTTGTTTGATGATGCTGGGTCGGAGGTCCATAGGGTGTCTTTGGATAAGCGTAAATTTGCCAAGCCCTTGAAGTTGATGCTGGAAAATTTTGAATCCAAGGATAATTTTGATGATGATGCTGTTGTTGATCAACAAAGTGAGATTTTTGAGTTGTGGAAGATGGTGAAGGATAGGCTTGCATTGCCATTATTGATTGATCTTTGTGACAAAGCTGGATTGGATCCTCCACCGTGTTTTATGAGGCTCCCCACAGAACTTAAGATCATGATTTTGGAGCGTCTTCCTGGTGTTGATGTGGCCAGGGTGGCTTGCTTGTGTACAGAACTGCAATACCTGTCTGGCAATAATGACCTCTGGAGGAAGAAGTTTGAGGAGGAGTTTGGAGTTGCTGGGTGTAGAGCGGTGTTCTTTAAGGAGTTTTTTGCTTTACACTGGGAAACAAGGAAGAGATCGATGCGACCGGTTTTTCCTATTCAAATGAGGCAACGACCTTATGCATTATTCCCAGCAAGGAGGGACCGTAATCCTTTTGGAATACCTTCAATTGTGGGTGGAGACTATGATCGGCTCCCAGGATTCGGTCTACAATTCCCTACATACTCACCAAGGCGGACTTTCCTCCCACCGTGTCACCGTGGAGGATTCCATCACTAG
- the LOC107617670 gene encoding tubulin alpha chain, giving the protein MRECISVHIGQAGIQVGNACWELYCLEHGIGPDGQMPSDHTVGGGDDAFNTFFSETGAGKHVPRAVFVDLEPTVIDEVRTGTYRQLFHPEQLISGKEDAANNFARGHYTIGKEIVDLCLDRIRKLADNCTGLQGFLVFNAVGGGTGSGLGSLLLERLSVDYGKKSKLGFTVYPSPQVSTSVVEPYNSVLSTHSLLEHTDVAVLLDNEAIYDICRRSLDIERPTYTNLNRLVSQVISSLTASLRFDGALNVDVTEFQTNLVPYPRIHFMLSSYAPVISAEKAYHEQLSVSEITNSAFEPSSMMAKCDPRHGKYMACCLMYRGDVVPKDVNAAVATIKTKRTIQFVDWCPTGFKCGINYQPPTVVPGGDLAKVQRAVCMISNSTSVAEVFGRIDHKFDLMYAKRAFVHWYVGEGMEEGEFSEAREDLAALEKDYEEVGAESAEGGDDDIEDY; this is encoded by the exons ATGAGAGAGTGCATCTCCGTTCACATTGGTCAGGCCGGTATCCAGGTCGGAAATGCTTGCTGGGAGCTCTACTGTCTCGAGCACGGCATCGGC CCTGATGGGCAAATGCCAAGTGACCACACCGTCGGCGGTGGTGACGATGCTTTCAACACATTCTTCAGTGAGACTGGTGCTGGAAAGCATGTTCCACGTGCTGTTTTTGTAGATCTGGAGCCCACTGTCATTGATGAGGTGAGGACTGGAACTTACCGTCAGCTCTTCCACCCTGAGCAGCTCATCAGCGGAAAAGAAGACGCTGCCAACAACTTTGCCCGTGGTCATTATACCA TTGGTAAAGAGATCGTAGACCTGTGCTTGGATCGCATCAGGAAGCTTGCTGATAACTGTACTGGTCTTCAGGGCTTCTTGGTCTTCAACGCAGTTGGTGGTGGCACTGGATCCGGGCTTGGATCTCTTCTTCTTGAGCGCCTGTCAGTTGATTATGGCAAGAAATCAAAGCTTGGGTTCACAGTGTACCCTTCTCCTCAGGTGTCCACCTCTGTCGTTGAGCCATACAACAGTGTCCTCTCCACTCACTCCCTCTTGGAGCACACTGATGTTGCTGTTCTCTTGGACAATGAAGCCATTTATGACATCTGCAGACGCTCCCTTGATATTGAGCGTCCCACCTACACCAACCTCAACCGCCTTGTGTCTCAG GTGATTTCTTCATTGACTGCTTCCTTGAGGTTTGATGGTGCCCTCAATGTGGATGTAACTGAATTCCAGACCAACCTGGTCCCATACCCCAGAATCCACTTTATGCTTTCCTCCTatgcaccagttatctctgctgAGAAGGCCTATCATGAACAGCTTTCAGTGTCAGAAATCACCAACAGTGCATTTGAGCCGTCATCCATGATGGCCAAGTGTGATCCACGTCATGGAAAGTACATGGCATGTTGTCTCATGTACCGTGGTGATGTTGTACCAAAAGATGTCAATGCTGCAGTTGCCACCATCAAAACCAAGCGCACCATTCAATTTGTGGATTGGTGCCCCACTGGTTTCAAGTGTGGTATTAACTACCAGCCACCTACTGTTGTTCCTGGTGGTGATCTTGCCAAGGTGCAGAGGGCAGTGTGCATGATTTCAAACTCTACTAGTGTGGCTGAGGTGTTTGGTCGCATTGACCACAAGTTTGACCTCATGTATGCCAAGCGTGCTTTTGTTCACTGGTATGTGGGTGAGGGTATGGAAGAAGGTGAATTTTCAGAAGCTCGTGAGGACCTTGCTGCCCTCGAGAAGGATTATGAAGAAGTTGGTGCTGAGTCTGCTGAGGGTGGAGATGATGATATCGAGGACTATTAG
- the LOC107616133 gene encoding agamous-like MADS-box protein AGL62 has translation MSKKKSSLGRQKIPIEKIPKKSHLQVTFSKRRSGLFKKASELCTLCGVEITIVVFSPADKAFSFGHPEVESIIDRYLVLNPPHESISSTQQLVEAHRNANVRDLNMQLTQLLNHLEMEKKRGEELDHVRKARQRQFWWESSTDDLGFHELIQLKASIEELKKNLAKHVSKIIMMDQTNMDSRIIGVNSNNGLLNRYDHAFDSNKSDAAAFNVAPTLPPPNNNAYYMGFRHGYL, from the coding sequence ATGTCTAAGAAAAAATCCAGCTTAGGTCGCCAAAAGATACCTAttgagaaaattccaaaaaaGAGTCACTTACAAGTTACATTCTCTAAGAGGCGGTCAGGGCTATTCAAGAAAGCAAGTGAACTTTGCACACTTTGTGGGGTCGAGATAACGATCGTGGTTTTCTCTCCGGCCGATAAGGCCTTCTCCTTTGGCCATCCGGAGGTAGAGTCTATCATCGATCGTTATCTCGTCCTGAACCCGCCTCACGAGTCTATATCGAGTACTCAACAACTGGTTGAGGCGCATAGAAACGCTAATGTCCGTGATCTCAATATGCAACTTACACAACTGCTTAACCATTTGGAGATGGAGAAGAAGCGTGGGGAGGAGCTTGATCATGTGAGGAAAGCGAGGCAGAGGCAGTTTTGGTGGGAAAGCTCTACTGATGATCTTGGTTTTCATGAATTGATCCAACTAAAGGCATCAATTGAGGAGCTCAAGAAGAACTTGGCAAAACATGTTAGCAAAATCATCATGATGGACCAAACCAACATGGATTCACGAATTATTGGGGTTAATAGTAATAATGGATTACTTAATCGTTATGATCATGCATTTGATAGCAACAAATCTGATGCTGCTGCCTTCAATGTTGCTCCTACACTGCCTCCTCCTAATAACAATGCCTATTACATGGGTTTTCGTCATGGTTATCTTTGA
- the LOC107616132 gene encoding agamous-like MADS-box protein AGL62 — protein sequence MSTARKSRGRQKIEMKKMSNESNLQVTFSKRRGGLFNKASELCTLCGAEVAIIVFSPGQKVFSFGHPSVQTIIDRYLMHASMHNSSGTMQFIEAQRSASVCELNEQLTRISNQLDVEKKRSNELSRLQKTVMTQFWWALSIENMDKTQLNQLKAALEKLKKSVMYYAEKLHIQGIVANPPQPLLGLPSSSDVVHHHQPPFPPPTTHHVPQLFASHIRQPLMLNGENRLMHNPMFADWSMLHQHGFNINTGMGGFGNMGGLF from the coding sequence ATGTCTACTGCTAGGAAAAGCCGTGGTCGCCAAAAGATTGAGATGAAAAAGATGAGCAATGAGAGCAACCTCCAAGTCACATTTTCCAAGCGCCGTGGTGGATTGTTTAACAAAGCTAGTGAACTTTGCACTCTCTGTGGTGCTGAAGTGGCAATCATCGTGTTTTCCCCAGGACAGAAGGTCTTCTCCTTTGGCCACCCAAGCGTTCAAACAATCATAGATCGTTACCTCATGCATGCGTCGATGCATAACTCATCAGGCACCATGCAGTTCATCGAGGCCCAGCGAAGTGCTAGTGTGTGTGAGCTGAACGAGCAGCTCACACGAATTAGCAACCAGCTGGACGTCGAAAAAAAACGTAGCAACGAACTGAGCCGCCTTCAAAAAACTGTCATGACACAGTTTTGGTGGGCTTTGTCCATTGAAAATATGGACAAGACCCAACTTAACCAACTGAAGGCGGCTTTAGAAAAACTCAAGAAGAGTGTTATGTACTATGCTGAAAAGCTCCATATTCAAGGCATTGTTGCTAACCCTCCTCAGCCACTCCTTGGTTTGCCATCTTCAAGTGATGTGGTGCATCATCACCAACCTCCTTTCCCACCACCAACAACTCATCATGTGCCTCAACTTTTCGCTTCCCATATTCGTCAACCTCTGATGCTTAACGGCGAGAACCGTTTGATGCATAATCCCATGTTTGCTGATTGGAGCATGTTGCACCAACATGGTTTTAACATCAACACTGGTATGGGAGGGTTTGGAAATATGGGTGGATTGTTTTGA